A single region of the Methanobrevibacter boviskoreani JH1 genome encodes:
- the mcrC gene encoding 5-methylcytosine-specific restriction endonuclease system specificity protein McrC, with protein sequence MIPIKNIYYMLSYAFQVLSEKSYERLGTEEFDNINELFAEILIISISRQIKRGLEKDYIENTDELPTIKGKIELTQSIASLRNKRVVCSYDNFTVDSYKNQIIKSTMQLLLKRAKLSKNRRKKLKRLYLYFKDVNLIDLNTVNWNIQYNKNNQTYRMIIEICYLTSKGLLQNHSEGKTKLIDFYESNMPRLYEKFILEYYKREYGNIKAESSQIKWQLDDEIDTNLPIMQTDITLTKDYKTVIIDAKYYTHSMQEHYNIKTVHSGNLYQIFTYVKNKEAELSNQKHEVSGILLYAKTDEEKQPDYTYSMSGNRISAKTLDLNQDFDMIKKQLNSIVEEYF encoded by the coding sequence ATGATTCCGATTAAAAACATCTATTATATGTTAAGCTATGCGTTCCAGGTATTAAGTGAAAAATCATATGAAAGATTAGGTACGGAAGAATTTGATAACATAAACGAATTATTTGCGGAAATTCTTATTATCAGTATAAGCAGACAGATAAAAAGGGGACTTGAAAAGGATTATATTGAAAATACCGATGAACTGCCTACCATAAAGGGTAAGATAGAACTTACCCAATCAATCGCTAGCTTAAGAAATAAGAGGGTCGTATGTTCCTATGATAATTTTACGGTTGATTCATATAAAAACCAGATTATAAAATCAACGATGCAATTACTTTTAAAAAGGGCTAAACTCTCAAAAAACAGGAGAAAGAAGCTTAAAAGATTGTACCTGTATTTTAAAGATGTGAATCTAATCGACTTAAACACCGTTAATTGGAATATCCAATATAATAAGAATAATCAAACCTATAGAATGATTATAGAAATCTGCTATCTTACAAGTAAAGGATTACTTCAAAATCACTCAGAAGGTAAAACAAAACTTATCGATTTCTATGAAAGCAATATGCCGAGATTATATGAAAAATTCATACTCGAATATTATAAAAGGGAATATGGAAATATAAAAGCGGAATCTTCCCAGATCAAATGGCAATTAGATGATGAGATAGACACCAATTTACCAATTATGCAGACAGACATTACCTTAACAAAGGATTATAAAACGGTAATCATAGATGCCAAGTATTACACACATTCCATGCAGGAACACTATAATATAAAAACGGTTCATTCCGGAAATCTATATCAAATCTTTACTTATGTAAAGAATAAAGAGGCTGAACTGTCAAATCAGAAACATGAAGTTTCCGGAATTTTGTTATATGCTAAAACAGATGAGGAAAAACAGCCCGATTACACATATAGTATGAGCGGAAACAGGATTAGTGCTAAAACTTTAGACCTTAATCAAGACTTTGATATGATTAAAAAACAACTGAATTCCATTGTTGAAGAGTATTTCTGA
- a CDS encoding AAA family ATPase: protein MEEEKKFTWINFYMEFADRLLEYKNNRTGLVNKIITIFDNIDLKLPLLETNNDITDIGPFTIFGLFNKNIKTENKIKILKEIKESFSLKADLPTDFKGVPELNPVNSTFYYFKGSRGDNDIDNLWDLFEIALKYSENKSPQLKNEFVKIYNTVLNQVNIKWNITMGLFWIRPYEYISLNSRTRWYLTNPNFVGDEAINRIKPSDKSDTPPKGEEYLKICNDFKEIIKNNNYEFKNFPELIYISYIESVKDDELEKERKERKKIGDGIGDSNINNDGNYWLYSPGQGAFAWKKFRDKNLMGIGWEAVGNLKEYTSKKAIESKLQEINNSKRKFFNDALALWEFSNKIKVGDVVFAKRGSHEIIAYGIVKGKYFFDKSIDENFPNFIEIEWKEEINTKTNFYLPTKTLTRITDYEDMLNNIKGLFEDDIEPEKPSNEKLPIYTKEEFLEESFINEEMYDNLVNLIRYKMNVIIEGAPGVGKTFTSKRLAYSIIGVKDKERVELIQFHQSYSYEDFIMGYRPTQNGFNLENGVFYNFCKKAEEDEDNDYFFIIDEINRGNLSKIFGELFMLIEKDKRGNKVRLLYNGELFSIPKNLYIIGLMNTADRSLAMIDYALRRRFAFYTLKPAFDSENFIRYRESLNNPKFDNVINLVKELNDEIKNDEVLGEGFQIGHSYFCNLDEKTIDKKLDFIINFEIIPLLKEYWFDEVNKVETWSNRLKNALV from the coding sequence ATGGAAGAAGAAAAAAAATTCACATGGATAAACTTCTATATGGAGTTTGCAGATAGATTACTTGAATATAAAAATAATAGAACAGGATTAGTTAACAAGATCATTACAATATTTGATAATATTGACTTAAAGTTACCTCTACTTGAAACAAACAATGATATTACAGATATCGGACCATTCACTATTTTTGGACTTTTTAATAAAAACATAAAAACCGAGAATAAGATTAAAATTTTAAAGGAAATTAAAGAATCATTTTCATTGAAAGCTGATTTACCTACTGATTTTAAAGGTGTTCCTGAATTAAATCCTGTAAACAGTACATTTTACTATTTTAAAGGAAGTAGAGGAGATAACGATATCGATAATTTGTGGGATTTATTTGAAATCGCACTAAAATATTCTGAGAATAAAAGTCCGCAATTAAAAAATGAATTTGTAAAAATCTACAATACTGTTTTAAATCAAGTGAATATTAAATGGAACATTACAATGGGTTTATTCTGGATTAGACCTTATGAATATATTAGTCTTAATTCACGTACTAGATGGTATTTAACCAATCCTAATTTTGTAGGTGATGAGGCTATTAATAGAATTAAACCCTCTGACAAATCAGATACACCACCAAAAGGAGAAGAATATCTAAAAATTTGCAATGATTTTAAAGAAATAATTAAAAATAATAATTATGAATTTAAAAATTTCCCCGAACTTATTTACATTTCATATATTGAGTCTGTAAAAGATGATGAATTAGAAAAGGAACGTAAAGAAAGAAAGAAAATTGGAGATGGAATAGGAGATTCAAATATAAATAATGATGGAAATTATTGGTTATACTCTCCAGGTCAAGGCGCATTTGCATGGAAAAAATTCCGTGACAAAAACCTAATGGGTATAGGATGGGAAGCTGTAGGAAACTTAAAAGAATATACCTCAAAAAAAGCAATAGAATCAAAACTACAAGAAATAAATAATAGTAAACGGAAATTTTTCAATGATGCCCTTGCTTTATGGGAATTTTCAAACAAGATTAAAGTTGGAGATGTTGTATTTGCAAAAAGGGGATCACATGAAATAATTGCATATGGAATCGTTAAAGGAAAATATTTTTTTGATAAAAGTATTGATGAAAATTTTCCAAACTTTATTGAAATTGAATGGAAAGAGGAGATAAACACAAAAACTAACTTCTATCTACCTACCAAAACATTAACACGAATAACAGATTATGAGGATATGCTAAATAATATAAAAGGTTTATTTGAGGATGATATTGAACCAGAGAAACCCTCCAATGAGAAACTTCCAATATATACTAAAGAGGAATTTCTTGAGGAATCATTTATAAATGAGGAGATGTATGATAACTTAGTCAATCTTATCAGATATAAGATGAATGTAATCATTGAAGGTGCACCGGGAGTCGGAAAAACATTTACATCCAAGAGATTAGCATATTCCATTATCGGTGTTAAGGATAAGGAAAGGGTAGAGCTCATACAATTCCACCAAAGCTATTCCTACGAGGATTTCATCATGGGATACAGACCTACACAGAACGGTTTTAACCTTGAAAATGGGGTTTTCTACAACTTCTGTAAAAAGGCAGAGGAGGATGAGGATAACGACTACTTCTTCATTATTGATGAAATAAACAGAGGAAATCTCAGTAAAATCTTCGGTGAGCTTTTCATGCTTATTGAAAAGGACAAACGTGGAAACAAAGTACGTTTATTATACAATGGAGAACTATTCAGTATCCCTAAAAATCTGTATATTATTGGTTTAATGAATACCGCCGATAGAAGTCTTGCAATGATTGACTATGCGCTTAGAAGAAGATTTGCATTTTACACACTAAAACCGGCATTCGACTCTGAAAACTTCATTAGATACCGGGAGTCCTTGAATAATCCCAAGTTTGATAATGTTATCAACCTCGTTAAAGAGTTAAATGATGAGATTAAAAATGATGAGGTTCTTGGAGAGGGTTTCCAAATTGGACATAGTTATTTCTGCAACTTAGATGAGAAAACGATAGATAAGAAACTGGACTTCATAATTAACTTTGAGATAATCCCACTGCTTAAAGAATATTGGTTCGATGAGGTAAACAAGGTAGAAACATGGAGTAACAGATTAAAAAATGCACTTGTATAA
- a CDS encoding FmdE family protein, translating to MNNKKFLIISLLLVFLTIGGISATDNLSDVQSVDNHLGVANAGVDNGSNILADTNEDSSKSINVTVNYQYKSDNGNITPSINVSENDNKKVNIISKNYSKNSNSYMVKINGAEVLKNLNVSVSAPGYISQWKLVTLDEANNLANVVFDLKATKSYQLGRDVTYQADKLLNFKNADKVLAITTAGVPKLDGKTSENAIDGILNYAKNYISYGRGNILMLRQTATDPIDFCFVVKKGKTLKAAIFLNGSTKCSYLGNISEYMNRTQWNKLVKTVGGENAFSFASLANGWYGGVTFDVLQEAAFHGHICEGTLGGYTITKALLQYYPPIQETGVGNQSPGDITSYKILGVPGDSANDAVLFFLDATSGKRSYIGFNTTSTGAKSNMIAFIRWNDKTNNGTIVVMEYDSKKNKALFEKETGIKGNGSLEQLKYNTWWINRIYKNPASLVNVLVEKDNLRPEQYYYLIGTADNVTLPNGTVIEACNSHGLDYNYIKGLNLPNATRANNVGTKAYLTYSDFKNIGKEAATKAKSIFEKSLNVTIYKDMPNFLVLTSAGYVLLNEQSTEGCWDGLFDVLGSRLSRTTLLPVHKATWTPLWFNFVLKQNDGSLMSLYMRYNPDGSWYIGEYNGSQVNNINMSTLNNSSLSAAISKNAYPDGNYFSIQSLTNAWSGEPYFDQVMSFLFHNHACPGVQPGFFITDYIQKNFNKTSTQSYTYIANEQYCKDDSLEYILDVSPGLGNYLVQKLTTDEYKGVDDLDEEGILIIWDSKNNIGQAVSLNFKWPTYDLSNYATSEAKRAAQIQAFIDLYKGQENSIVKTNPIVSHSDSRWITRDQYNMLTSGGNGSSLAYLRNLPDLSRNQVLAIANANRNNNSGNMNNNSANANHNSNANSRVNDGSASNGGSSNTGSGVDTSSASSSGDSFSVGLEPVSAASTGSDSNSKASPKAYEINKTGAAISNNDPNYPFYLAVVLVMLLAVFAGVIYSKSRNNNEE from the coding sequence ATGAATAATAAAAAATTTTTAATTATATCTTTATTATTAGTTTTTCTAACAATTGGTGGTATATCAGCAACAGATAACCTTAGTGATGTTCAATCCGTTGATAATCATTTAGGTGTTGCTAATGCTGGAGTTGATAACGGTTCAAATATTTTAGCAGATACTAATGAAGATTCTTCTAAATCAATTAATGTAACCGTTAATTACCAATATAAAAGTGATAATGGTAATATAACTCCTTCAATCAATGTAAGTGAAAATGATAATAAAAAGGTAAATATTATTTCTAAAAACTATTCTAAGAATTCAAATTCATATATGGTTAAAATAAATGGCGCTGAAGTTTTAAAGAATTTAAATGTCTCAGTTTCAGCTCCAGGTTATATTAGTCAATGGAAATTAGTAACCCTTGATGAGGCCAATAATTTGGCTAATGTGGTATTTGATTTGAAAGCTACCAAAAGTTATCAATTAGGAAGAGATGTTACTTATCAAGCAGATAAATTGCTTAACTTTAAGAACGCTGATAAAGTATTGGCTATTACAACTGCCGGTGTTCCAAAATTAGATGGTAAAACTAGTGAAAATGCAATAGATGGAATACTCAATTATGCTAAAAACTATATCTCTTATGGTAGAGGAAATATCTTAATGTTACGTCAAACAGCAACTGATCCAATTGATTTCTGTTTTGTTGTTAAAAAAGGTAAAACTTTAAAAGCAGCAATTTTCTTAAATGGAAGTACTAAATGTTCATATTTGGGTAATATCTCTGAATATATGAATAGGACCCAATGGAATAAATTAGTTAAAACAGTTGGTGGAGAAAATGCATTCTCATTTGCAAGTTTAGCAAATGGTTGGTATGGTGGAGTTACTTTTGATGTTCTACAAGAAGCAGCTTTCCATGGACATATCTGTGAAGGTACTTTAGGCGGTTATACTATAACTAAAGCATTACTTCAATATTATCCTCCAATTCAAGAAACTGGAGTAGGTAATCAGTCTCCAGGAGACATCACTTCTTATAAAATATTGGGTGTTCCTGGTGATTCTGCAAACGATGCCGTTCTATTCTTCTTAGATGCAACTTCTGGAAAACGTTCCTATATTGGTTTTAACACCACTTCTACTGGTGCAAAATCAAACATGATTGCTTTTATCAGATGGAATGATAAAACCAACAATGGAACTATCGTTGTAATGGAATATGATTCTAAAAAGAATAAAGCATTATTTGAGAAGGAAACTGGTATAAAAGGTAATGGTAGTTTAGAACAGTTAAAATATAATACTTGGTGGATTAATAGGATTTATAAAAATCCCGCAAGTTTGGTAAATGTATTAGTTGAAAAAGATAATCTAAGACCAGAACAATATTACTACTTAATCGGTACTGCTGACAATGTCACATTACCAAATGGTACCGTAATTGAGGCATGTAATTCCCATGGTTTAGATTATAACTATATTAAAGGTTTAAACTTACCTAATGCTACACGTGCAAATAATGTAGGTACCAAAGCTTATTTAACATATTCTGATTTTAAAAATATTGGTAAAGAAGCAGCTACTAAAGCTAAATCCATATTTGAAAAATCATTAAATGTAACAATCTATAAAGACATGCCTAACTTCTTAGTCTTAACCTCTGCAGGTTATGTTCTATTAAATGAACAGTCAACTGAAGGTTGTTGGGATGGTCTTTTTGATGTGTTAGGATCTAGATTATCTAGAACTACATTATTACCAGTACATAAAGCTACTTGGACTCCATTATGGTTTAATTTTGTTTTAAAACAAAATGATGGCTCTCTTATGAGTCTTTACATGAGATATAATCCTGATGGATCCTGGTATATTGGCGAATATAATGGTAGTCAAGTAAATAACATTAATATGAGTACTTTAAATAATTCCTCATTATCTGCCGCAATAAGCAAAAATGCATATCCTGATGGTAACTATTTCAGTATTCAAAGTTTAACGAATGCTTGGTCTGGAGAACCTTATTTTGATCAGGTCATGTCATTCTTATTCCATAATCATGCATGTCCGGGTGTTCAACCAGGTTTCTTCATTACCGATTATATCCAAAAGAATTTCAATAAAACTTCCACTCAGTCTTATACATATATTGCTAATGAACAGTATTGTAAGGATGACAGTTTAGAATACATATTAGATGTATCCCCTGGTCTTGGAAACTATCTTGTACAGAAATTAACTACCGACGAGTATAAAGGTGTAGACGATCTTGATGAGGAAGGTATATTAATTATCTGGGATTCAAAAAATAATATTGGTCAAGCAGTGTCTCTTAACTTTAAATGGCCTACTTATGACTTAAGTAATTATGCAACTTCAGAGGCTAAAAGAGCTGCTCAAATTCAAGCTTTCATTGATTTATACAAAGGTCAGGAAAATTCTATCGTAAAGACCAATCCTATCGTAAGCCATAGTGACTCAAGATGGATTACTCGAGATCAGTATAACATGTTAACTTCTGGTGGTAATGGAAGTAGTCTTGCTTATTTAAGGAATTTACCGGATTTAAGCAGGAACCAAGTATTGGCTATAGCAAATGCTAATAGGAATAACAATTCTGGAAACATGAATAATAATTCCGCTAATGCTAATCATAATTCCAATGCAAATTCTAGAGTAAATGATGGCAGTGCATCCAATGGCGGTTCATCAAATACCGGCTCAGGAGTCGATACTTCTTCTGCATCATCCTCTGGTGATAGTTTCAGTGTAGGTCTGGAACCAGTTAGTGCTGCAAGTACTGGAAGTGATTCCAATTCAAAAGCTAGTCCTAAAGCTTATGAAATAAATAAAACCGGTGCTGCTATATCCAACAACGATCCAAACTATCCATTCTACTTAGCAGTAGTATTGGTCATGTTATTAGCTGTATTTGCTGGTGTAATATACTCTAAATCAAGAAATAATAATGAGGAATAA
- a CDS encoding energy-coupling factor ABC transporter permease, whose amino-acid sequence MLTAVTTVASAVTVPTPFGISIHFFMFPLDSLLLGPVSASIISLIALLFQSFLGIGGFTTLGVNFLIMGLTISFVTYYSYRIFGLLNDKFGIFASTFISIICATIFQVFVLILSGSTNIEMLVSTLVPFYLLVAIIEGILNVFILCLIGKLMPNILDFEKI is encoded by the coding sequence GTGTTAACAGCGGTTACTACAGTAGCTTCGGCTGTAACGGTTCCCACACCTTTCGGGATTTCAATACATTTCTTCATGTTTCCTTTGGATAGTCTATTATTGGGTCCGGTTAGTGCGTCAATTATTTCCCTCATCGCTTTGTTGTTCCAATCTTTTTTAGGTATCGGTGGATTTACGACATTGGGGGTTAATTTTTTAATAATGGGTTTGACAATAAGTTTTGTTACTTATTACTCTTATAGAATCTTTGGCCTACTAAATGACAAATTTGGAATATTTGCAAGTACATTTATAAGCATAATATGTGCAACAATCTTTCAGGTTTTCGTTTTAATACTTTCTGGATCCACTAACATTGAAATGTTGGTATCTACATTAGTGCCATTCTACTTGTTAGTTGCTATAATTGAAGGTATTTTAAATGTATTTATTTTATGTCTGATCGGAAAACTTATGCCGAATATCTTGGATTTTGAAAAGATTTAA
- a CDS encoding YhgE/Pip domain-containing protein translates to MSKNIMKHLHNVKEITSKDAHEAFKNPVVVITLIAIIILPSLYAVLNIEACWNPYENTKDIDFAIANVDDGATYNGESLNVGDDIVKDLRKNNDFHWVFVSESDLRRGVHNGTYYAGIVIPHNFSKSIASITTDNPKSAQLQYVINRKSNPVASKLCDSGAKAVYNDVNREIVEFINVAAYGKLGDLQSSLSSGAGQLSSGAGQLSSGASQVSSGAGQVSSGVGQVQSGASQVQSGAGKVSSGAGQVQSGASQVSSGASKVQEGSRQLSGVNTTGLPDQVKGVVDGSVKLANSSSELAGASNNLAQGSSKLAGSSVELANGASQVAGGSVSLANGALSLAAGSELLANSASGALFTAAGSLSSASSSLSDVTGVDEDQIGDYFYSPVKLDKKELYPVEDYGSEVAPFYIVLSMWVGAVITAVMLKPGQATGTKYTPIEMYFGKLLIFIIMSLLQATVTLIGCFMLGIEVSNVPIFILSAYLISAVFMLICYSLISALGQVGKALSVILLVLQISGTGGIYPIEIMSQFFRTLYPYLPMTHSITLLRESALGLLWTSYTPALIYMIGLGIGTVIISAIVKQFADKGAHWFDSKLNETNLFG, encoded by the coding sequence ATGTCAAAAAATATAATGAAACATCTTCATAATGTAAAGGAAATTACTTCTAAAGATGCTCATGAGGCTTTTAAAAATCCCGTTGTGGTAATAACATTAATTGCAATAATTATTTTACCTTCATTATATGCAGTTCTAAACATTGAGGCATGTTGGAACCCATATGAAAACACCAAAGATATTGACTTTGCAATTGCAAATGTTGATGATGGTGCCACATACAATGGTGAAAGCCTAAACGTGGGTGATGACATTGTTAAAGATTTAAGAAAGAACAATGATTTCCATTGGGTTTTTGTAAGTGAAAGTGATCTTCGACGGGGAGTTCATAATGGAACCTACTATGCAGGTATAGTTATACCCCATAACTTCAGTAAGTCCATTGCTTCAATTACAACAGACAATCCAAAATCTGCACAACTACAATATGTCATAAACAGAAAATCTAACCCGGTAGCAAGTAAGCTATGTGATTCCGGTGCAAAGGCCGTGTATAATGATGTTAATAGAGAAATTGTAGAGTTTATTAATGTTGCAGCATATGGTAAATTAGGAGACCTACAGTCCAGCCTCTCTTCAGGAGCAGGACAACTATCCTCCGGAGCGGGACAACTATCCTCAGGTGCAAGCCAGGTATCCTCTGGAGCGGGACAGGTCTCATCTGGTGTAGGACAGGTACAAAGCGGAGCAAGCCAAGTACAAAGCGGAGCCGGAAAGGTATCTTCAGGAGCAGGACAGGTACAAAGCGGAGCAAGCCAGGTATCATCAGGTGCAAGTAAGGTCCAAGAGGGATCTCGTCAATTATCTGGTGTAAATACAACAGGCTTACCTGATCAGGTAAAAGGAGTTGTCGACGGTTCTGTAAAACTTGCAAACTCCAGTTCCGAATTAGCAGGTGCCTCCAATAATCTAGCTCAAGGATCCTCCAAATTGGCAGGTAGTTCAGTTGAATTAGCAAACGGTGCTTCCCAAGTTGCAGGAGGTTCTGTATCCCTAGCAAATGGAGCTCTTAGTTTAGCTGCAGGTTCCGAATTACTTGCAAACTCTGCATCAGGTGCATTGTTTACTGCAGCAGGTTCACTTTCATCTGCATCAAGTTCATTATCCGATGTAACTGGCGTTGATGAAGATCAAATAGGAGATTACTTCTATTCCCCTGTTAAACTAGATAAAAAGGAATTATATCCTGTTGAAGATTATGGTTCAGAGGTTGCACCATTCTACATAGTGTTATCCATGTGGGTAGGTGCTGTAATTACCGCTGTAATGCTTAAACCAGGACAAGCAACCGGAACCAAATACACTCCAATAGAAATGTACTTTGGTAAATTATTAATATTTATCATCATGTCACTTCTTCAGGCAACCGTTACATTAATAGGCTGTTTCATGCTTGGAATTGAGGTAAGTAATGTTCCAATATTTATACTATCAGCATACCTGATATCTGCGGTATTTATGCTTATTTGTTATTCCTTAATCTCAGCATTAGGACAAGTAGGTAAAGCATTAAGTGTAATTCTTTTAGTATTGCAAATCTCAGGAACTGGTGGAATTTATCCAATTGAAATTATGAGTCAATTCTTTAGAACATTATACCCATATTTACCAATGACACATTCAATTACACTTCTACGTGAGTCAGCACTGGGATTACTATGGACCTCCTATACCCCTGCATTAATCTATATGATAGGTTTAGGTATTGGTACCGTAATCATTTCAGCCATAGTAAAACAATTTGCAGACAAAGGTGCACATTGGTTTGATAGTAAACTTAATGAGACAAATCTATTCGGATAA
- a CDS encoding TetR/AcrR family transcriptional regulator, translating into MSTEERIINASFHVLEENGISKTTTKKIAEEAGVSEVTLFRKFKSKDNLIEVSKKVFVEEFIKQINKIFEFDDSISVNDYLRESYLKIINLPNDDFKIIKVALEEIDGIPFEESIILKIADTIINKLKSFFKMQISKKNIRDVNPDILAISIYSVFFETIVLWKFFAKTPQYDVNKYIDDFLDVLNNGILIK; encoded by the coding sequence ATGAGTACTGAGGAAAGGATTATCAATGCCTCTTTTCATGTTTTAGAGGAAAATGGAATATCCAAAACAACCACTAAAAAAATAGCTGAGGAAGCAGGAGTAAGTGAAGTTACTCTTTTTAGAAAATTTAAATCTAAAGATAATCTTATCGAAGTTTCTAAGAAAGTATTCGTAGAAGAATTTATAAAACAAATCAATAAAATTTTTGAGTTTGATGATTCAATTTCAGTAAACGACTATTTGAGAGAATCCTATCTTAAAATTATAAACCTTCCAAATGACGACTTTAAAATAATTAAAGTTGCACTGGAGGAAATCGATGGAATACCATTTGAGGAAAGTATAATTTTAAAAATAGCCGATACAATCATTAACAAACTTAAAAGCTTTTTTAAAATGCAAATATCCAAAAAAAATATCAGGGATGTGAATCCGGATATTCTTGCAATTAGTATCTATAGCGTTTTCTTTGAAACTATTGTTTTATGGAAATTTTTTGCCAAGACTCCTCAATATGATGTAAATAAATATATTGACGACTTCCTTGATGTTTTAAATAATGGAATTTTAATTAAATAA
- a CDS encoding zinc-ribbon domain-containing protein has translation MSKYCPKCGQKLSDDATFCSKCGNKLNSEFTPNTANNKESKDNTKNIIIVGLAAVLICLIILGVVYAVYNDGDNPISSLVHKEDKILQISDLKLNMTGYDYKLIGNSSTNIGDSQATDLAYQVNGNGDSFTLTVITVDAAGADPSLLEGNISANGAVAKELYINDKYYWVQITGANKDHNTQEYLDSIILSKNTTKKSSSDDSSSDSSSVSSSSGSAHAMTEAECIASGKHDTNHDGYCTNCHHYTNYDRSGTDGISRSQCIAQGTHDTDGDGYCKVCHTYG, from the coding sequence GTGAGTAAGTATTGTCCTAAATGTGGTCAAAAACTATCCGATGATGCAACCTTTTGTTCCAAATGTGGTAATAAATTAAACTCAGAGTTTACACCAAATACCGCAAACAATAAAGAGTCTAAGGATAACACAAAGAATATAATCATCGTTGGACTTGCAGCAGTGCTCATCTGCCTAATAATATTAGGTGTTGTGTATGCCGTATATAATGACGGCGATAATCCGATTTCATCATTAGTCCATAAAGAGGATAAGATCCTACAAATATCTGATTTAAAACTAAACATGACCGGATATGACTATAAACTAATAGGTAATTCTTCCACCAATATTGGAGACAGCCAAGCTACTGACTTAGCCTATCAAGTCAACGGTAACGGGGATTCATTTACTTTAACCGTTATTACAGTTGATGCTGCAGGAGCAGATCCATCTTTACTTGAAGGCAATATAAGTGCAAATGGTGCAGTTGCCAAAGAGTTATATATTAATGACAAATATTATTGGGTACAAATTACAGGTGCCAACAAGGACCACAATACCCAGGAATATCTTGATTCAATAATATTATCAAAAAACACTACTAAAAAATCCAGTTCCGATGACAGTAGTAGTGACAGTTCATCAGTTTCAAGTTCCTCAGGTTCTGCACATGCAATGACCGAGGCCGAATGTATTGCATCAGGAAAACATGATACAAACCACGACGGATATTGTACAAACTGCCATCATTATACTAACTATGACAGATCAGGTACTGACGGCATAAGTAGAAGCCAATGTATTGCACAAGGTACTCATGATACAGATGGCGATGGTTACTGTAAAGTATGTCATACATATGGATAA
- a CDS encoding zinc ribbon domain-containing protein yields the protein MVRYCPNCGAKNKDNSKYCVKCGKLISMDIHDINKNSIPSNKNRKENFNEEKQDENGLNKNILIIAIVIILCTGIIAGAVIFSSNNSSNQQNDTNPDQNQQNTDTNVNNPSSGSGSSSATAVSNLKIISGSVSTGSSDSDKSYCHVYVGSDHAGDSVRISALFSRDGNNLNEGRIVSTNVDSAGYVDVNSADGFKYYPDQVILTLYDGDGNRQDQKTVYLSATSGTQTF from the coding sequence ATGGTTAGATATTGTCCAAATTGCGGTGCAAAAAACAAAGATAATTCTAAATATTGTGTCAAATGTGGAAAATTGATCAGTATGGACATCCATGATATAAATAAGAATAGCATCCCTTCCAATAAAAATAGAAAAGAGAATTTCAATGAAGAGAAACAGGATGAAAATGGTCTGAATAAAAACATTTTGATTATAGCTATTGTGATTATATTATGCACCGGAATCATTGCAGGGGCGGTTATCTTTTCAAGCAACAATTCCTCAAATCAGCAAAACGATACAAATCCAGATCAGAATCAGCAGAATACAGATACCAATGTAAATAACCCCTCATCAGGTAGTGGCAGTAGCAGTGCAACTGCTGTAAGCAATCTTAAAATCATAAGCGGTAGTGTATCTACTGGCAGCAGCGATTCGGATAAGTCCTATTGTCATGTCTATGTCGGATCCGACCATGCAGGGGACTCTGTAAGAATCAGCGCCCTATTTAGTCGTGACGGCAACAATCTTAATGAAGGTAGGATTGTAAGTACCAATGTTGATTCAGCTGGTTATGTTGATGTTAATAGTGCTGACGGATTTAAATATTATCCTGATCAGGTTATACTGACCTTATATGACGGTGACGGTAATAGGCAAGATCAAAAAACAGTATATCTAAGTGCTACAAGCGGTACCCAGACATTCTAG